The Reichenbachiella carrageenanivorans region CTCAAATTTGTAAACCCAGATTTTAGTGAATCGACCTATACGGGCATCATAGGTATGATTTTTATCGGTACCATGATCGGTTCGCCAGCGTGTGGGTGGCTGTCGGATAAACTTCAGTCCCGTAAAAAAGCCATGATCGGTGGTGCGGTAATGTCATTAATCGTTATGTTGTTGATTATGTTTCCGTTGGATACATCTGCAGGGTATTTCTATTTTATTTTCCTTCTTTTAGGCTTGATTACGTCTGCCCAAAGCATAGGCTACCCTGTGATCGGTGAGTCGAATGAAGATCGAGTGCTCGGTACTGCCAATGGCTTGTCAGCAGTAGTTTTGATGGGGATGGGAGCTATTGGTCAGCCGTTGTTTGGCTGGTTCGTAGCTCAATTTGGGGGTGCGGCTGGGGCTACTCCTATTCAGTTGCAAGGAGCTTTTCAGACGGCTATTTGGATGATGCCGGTTGCATTTGTAGGAGCTATCCTATGTGCTGTGTTTTTGCGAGAAACTTTTCATAAAGCATAACCCCCTTTTTCTAGTTTGTAAATAAGGCCTAAAAAAAAGGTGCCATCAATTTTTATTGATGGCACCTTTTTTTTGCTCTTTCAGTGACTTGTTCAGCAAAAGGTTACCCTAGAGTAGGTCGAGGTATAATAGTTTCAGTGCATAGCTACACCTACACTAAATACACACTAAACAATAATTAGTTGTAATAGTTGGGGTAAAATAGGTTAGGTGATGGGTAAATATTATCATTTCTTGAGCTATTAGCTCATTTACATTTGTTAATAAGTAAAGTGAAGAAGACCCGAAAGGCGAGCACTTTGCTGGAATAAAAGCAAAAAATGAAGAGACCAATTGTGTGATCTAATTAGTGTTTTATGACCAGATACTACACTAATCAAACAATCCAGACAATTGACTCTCCATTGGATAACAAACTAAAATTAACGTATGAAATTAAAATTACTCTTAAAAAGGAGGACAAACTTTAAAAAACTAATGACAGCCATGGTGCTTACATTGAGTTTTGGGTTTGTTCAGGCCCAGAGTCACACAGTCAAAGGCGTCGTGACAGGAGAAGGCGATGCGCTACCAGGTGTAAATGTAATCATCAAGGGTAGCACAGTAGGTACAGTGACCGATATAGACGGTCAGTTTCGGATAGAAGCAAGCCCAGAAGATGTGCTAATCTTTAGTTTTGTAGGGTTTCTCACCCAAGAAGCATCTGTGCAAAATAGAAGTACAATAGATGTAATACTAGAGTCAGATGCACAGTCGCTAGATGAAGTGGTCGTTGTGGGTTATGGTACACAGAGCAAAAAGGAAGTAACAGGAGCGGTGAACAATGTAAGTGGCGAAGCTATTTCTAGAATACCTACTCCAGATTTAGGAACTGCTCTTCAAGGGCAAGTTGCTGGAGTCAATGTGCAAGCATCGAGCGGGAGTCCAGGGGAGCCCGCTAATATTCAGATTAGAGGAGTAGGCTCATTGGGCGCGGGATCTCTTTCGCCGCTGTATGTGGTAGATGGTATCCCTTATCAAGGTAATCCTGATATTCCGCCAAGTCAGATCAAGTCTATTGATGTGTTGAAAGATGGAGCTGCAGCCGCTGTTTATGGGGTTAGAGCTTCCAATGGAGTCATTATCATTACCACAAAAACAGGAGAAGCAGGAAGACTCAGAGTGGACTTCAATGCATGGGGTGGTGTACAAAATATTACTTCTGGTACAGCTTTGATGAATGCTGAAGATCAATTTTACTTTGACGAAGTTAAAAGTGAAGGTTTGGGAATCGAGTCGACCGTATTGGCAGTAAACCCACGTGCATTAGAAAACGATACTGATTTTGTAGGTGCCATTCAAAATGACAACGCAGCGATACAAAACTATGAGATGAATGTCTCTGGTGGGCAAGGCGATGTGACTTTCAATACCAATGTAAATTACTTTAATCAGGAAGGTGTTTTGATCAATTCAGGATTTGAGCGTTTGTCTACAAGACTTACAGGCCAGATCAAAAAGGAAAGGTTTAAAATGTACGCTAGTGTGGGAGTAACCAACGAAAATAGACAACGTGAGCCATGGGCACTCTATGAAAATGCGATTCGTCAGATGCCTTGGAATACTCCCATTGAAGACCTGCCAACCAATGGAGATATCATTCAGGTTCCAGATCAAAACGAAATTACATATAGCTATTTATCTGGAATCCTAGAGAATACCGATGAGCAAAATACACGTCGAGTAAATGTTGCCATGAATGCTTCTTATGAAATATTGAAAGGGTTGTCTTATCAGGCAAGAGTAGGGTACAATACTACCAGCTCTATACGAAAGCAATTTCAACCAAAGTATATCATTCTGGATTCGAAGGGAAATTACAACCCTACAGCTTCTAGACCACAAGCTAGATTGAACGAAGATTATACATGGAATAATAGAAGTGTGCTAGAGAATATTTTGTCTTATAATAAGGATATAGGAAAGCACAACATAGGATTGACAGGTGTACTCTCGTATGAAAAATTTGAAAGTAAAGTGGCTGGTATAGGAGTGACGCATTCAGAGAGTGGAAATAACGACATACAAACACTTGGTGCAGCTGTATCCTCGTCCAATCCTACAAGTTTCAATTACAACAATACATCTATAGGGATGATGTTTAGAGCGCAGTATAGCTACGATAGTAGATACTTGTTGTCTGCAAGTTTGAGACGAGATGGTTCATCGGTATTTAATGAAGATAATTATTGGGAGTTTTTCCCAGGTGTGTCTGCTGGGTGGAATATTAGTGAAGAAGCATTCTGGAATGTAGATCCTATCGATGGTTTTAAACTTCGAGCGAGCTACGCAGGAGTGGGTAATAACCGTGTGGGCAATGAATATGTAGCTAACTCGACTGTAGATGGAGGGATCAACTACCTATATGGAAGTGCTCAGACACTTACACCAGGTTTGATACAGAGAAGTATGGCGAACCCAGACATTAGATGGGAAACGCAAACCTCTACCAACATTGGTATCGACTTGGCGATGTTAAACAACAGATTAGAATTTACTGCTGATGTGTATGAGAATAAGAAAAATGATATGATCCTAGCCAAGCAATTGCCTCCGTCATCAGGTACGGAAGTGACTGGCGCTGCAAACAGCTACAATAGAGTAACTGTTAATGGGGGTGAAATGATCAACCGAGGATTAGAATTGGCTCTTTCATATAGAAATCAGACAAGTTCTGGCTTGAGATATAGCTTCTCTGCGACTTTTACTAAGAACAACAATGAAGTAACGGATCTAAACGGTATTGAGAGAGGATATGCTGATGGAAGACCGTTGTTGACGCACAACTGGGCGGATAATGTGACTTATCTAGCTGTAGGTCATGAGGCTGGTGCATTCTTTCTTGTTAAAACAGACGGAATCATCAAAACAGATGAAGAACTAGAGGCTTATCAAAAATATGATCCTAATGCGAGGAAAGGTGATGTTCGG contains the following coding sequences:
- a CDS encoding SusC/RagA family TonB-linked outer membrane protein — encoded protein: MKLKLLLKRRTNFKKLMTAMVLTLSFGFVQAQSHTVKGVVTGEGDALPGVNVIIKGSTVGTVTDIDGQFRIEASPEDVLIFSFVGFLTQEASVQNRSTIDVILESDAQSLDEVVVVGYGTQSKKEVTGAVNNVSGEAISRIPTPDLGTALQGQVAGVNVQASSGSPGEPANIQIRGVGSLGAGSLSPLYVVDGIPYQGNPDIPPSQIKSIDVLKDGAAAAVYGVRASNGVIIITTKTGEAGRLRVDFNAWGGVQNITSGTALMNAEDQFYFDEVKSEGLGIESTVLAVNPRALENDTDFVGAIQNDNAAIQNYEMNVSGGQGDVTFNTNVNYFNQEGVLINSGFERLSTRLTGQIKKERFKMYASVGVTNENRQREPWALYENAIRQMPWNTPIEDLPTNGDIIQVPDQNEITYSYLSGILENTDEQNTRRVNVAMNASYEILKGLSYQARVGYNTTSSIRKQFQPKYIILDSKGNYNPTASRPQARLNEDYTWNNRSVLENILSYNKDIGKHNIGLTGVLSYEKFESKVAGIGVTHSESGNNDIQTLGAAVSSSNPTSFNYNNTSIGMMFRAQYSYDSRYLLSASLRRDGSSVFNEDNYWEFFPGVSAGWNISEEAFWNVDPIDGFKLRASYAGVGNNRVGNEYVANSTVDGGINYLYGSAQTLTPGLIQRSMANPDIRWETQTSTNIGIDLAMLNNRLEFTADVYENKKNDMILAKQLPPSSGTEVTGAANSYNRVTVNGGEMINRGLELALSYRNQTSSGLRYSFSATFTKNNNEVTDLNGIERGYADGRPLLTHNWADNVTYLAVGHEAGAFFLVKTDGIIKTDEELEAYQKYDPNARKGDVRYVDQLTIDSNDDGILDLGDSTINDGDKIYYGSGQADFEMGLVSTVEFKNFDFFIQGYYSHGAEIYNGSRLYAYAEGRHQEQMGMWSPQNPDSDIPTYRNRQDENVRAQSDLFLEDGTYFRIRTITLGYNFKMLEKHGLTKARVYVSAVNPFTFTKYTGYDPEVGGDGLFFRGVDRGNYPVSRQFLIGAQLSF